One part of the Microbacterium aurugineum genome encodes these proteins:
- a CDS encoding YhgE/Pip domain-containing protein, with product MTLPIERARSRKPITWLTILGVLLLPAAVGGILVAALQNPTERLDSMTAAIVNLDDPVTLDGQVTPLGRQLASGLVEGSDDLDSNLTWVISNQDDATDGLADGTYQAVITIPEEFSAAATSAGTAISDGGGKAEQATITVTTPDDGLVADDLITGQIADVAASTMGTMLSEATTENILVGFTTIGDQIGEAADGALKLANGARDAATGAAAIPDGATQLASGAGELSTGASSLATGLDTIAGKTRDAAAGAAQIGSGLTAGASQLQSGAEDSKQLVGAIQSASSSAQAAASGSADLAQKLGAAATAACTPPVSDPAECQQLSDLAAEAGTVATDAGTASGILNSKKVADGVAALPGTFSTLAGQMSQAGAGVTQLSSGLTQLADQGISASATGARGIASGATQLSTGATALADGATELSTGLDTLATGTGDLAGGLRTASDSLPSFSDSESKSLASVIADPVSSNSSMDTIFGPTAIPLLAAVVLWFGGLATFLVMRAHTARTLTSRRSSATLTLRAFAPAALIGAGQGLLVSLIVQIVASYDAPAWWAFAGTAVLAGVVFAAVNQALVALFGGVGRWISALVGVLAVATGLISTVPDWLAGLGAVLPTAPAFAGLIAGSGSAVAALVVWGVLSLVATTLAVALRRTTSARAVIATA from the coding sequence ATGACCCTCCCCATCGAGCGCGCCCGCTCCCGCAAACCCATCACGTGGCTCACGATTCTCGGAGTGCTGTTGCTGCCTGCCGCGGTCGGCGGCATCCTGGTCGCGGCCCTGCAGAACCCGACAGAGCGCCTGGACTCGATGACCGCGGCGATCGTCAACCTCGACGATCCGGTGACCCTCGACGGGCAGGTGACCCCGCTCGGACGCCAGCTCGCCTCGGGCCTGGTCGAAGGATCGGACGACCTGGACTCGAACCTCACCTGGGTCATCTCCAACCAGGACGACGCCACCGACGGACTCGCCGACGGCACCTACCAGGCCGTCATCACGATCCCGGAGGAGTTCTCCGCAGCCGCCACCTCCGCGGGCACCGCGATCTCGGACGGCGGCGGGAAGGCCGAGCAGGCCACGATCACCGTGACCACACCCGACGACGGCCTCGTCGCCGATGACCTCATCACGGGCCAGATCGCCGACGTCGCCGCCTCGACCATGGGCACCATGCTCTCCGAGGCCACGACCGAGAACATCCTGGTCGGCTTCACCACGATCGGCGACCAGATCGGCGAGGCGGCGGATGGTGCGTTGAAGCTAGCGAACGGAGCGCGGGATGCCGCGACCGGAGCCGCCGCGATCCCCGACGGCGCCACCCAACTCGCTTCCGGTGCGGGAGAACTCAGCACCGGCGCATCGTCACTCGCCACGGGACTCGACACGATCGCGGGCAAGACGCGGGATGCCGCCGCGGGTGCTGCGCAGATCGGGTCAGGGCTGACAGCTGGGGCATCTCAGCTCCAGTCCGGAGCCGAGGACTCGAAGCAACTGGTCGGCGCGATTCAGAGCGCGTCCTCGTCGGCGCAAGCGGCCGCGAGCGGCTCGGCCGACCTCGCTCAGAAGCTCGGGGCCGCAGCAACCGCGGCCTGCACGCCCCCGGTCTCGGACCCGGCGGAATGCCAGCAGCTCTCCGACCTGGCCGCGGAGGCAGGAACCGTGGCGACGGACGCCGGCACGGCCTCCGGCATCCTGAACAGCAAGAAGGTCGCCGACGGCGTCGCCGCGCTTCCGGGGACGTTCTCGACCCTCGCCGGGCAGATGTCCCAAGCCGGCGCCGGTGTCACGCAGCTGTCGTCCGGGCTCACCCAGCTCGCGGATCAGGGCATCAGCGCGTCCGCCACGGGCGCGCGGGGCATCGCCTCCGGAGCCACCCAGCTGTCGACCGGCGCCACAGCCCTCGCCGACGGTGCCACCGAGCTCTCGACCGGGCTCGACACCCTGGCCACCGGTACGGGTGACCTCGCGGGCGGGCTGCGCACGGCCTCCGACTCGCTCCCCTCCTTCAGCGACAGCGAGTCGAAGTCCCTCGCCTCGGTGATCGCCGATCCGGTGTCGTCGAACTCGTCGATGGACACGATCTTCGGCCCGACCGCGATCCCGCTGCTCGCCGCGGTCGTGCTGTGGTTCGGCGGACTCGCGACCTTCCTCGTCATGCGCGCCCACACCGCCCGCACCCTCACCTCACGACGCTCGTCTGCCACGCTCACGTTGCGCGCCTTCGCACCCGCTGCTCTGATCGGGGCAGGGCAGGGCCTACTGGTGTCGTTGATCGTGCAGATCGTCGCGAGCTACGACGCCCCCGCCTGGTGGGCCTTCGCCGGCACAGCCGTGCTCGCCGGCGTGGTGTTCGCCGCTGTGAACCAGGCACTCGTCGCACTGTTCGGCGGTGTGGGGCGCTGGATCTCGGCGCTCGTCGGTGTGCTCGCGGTCGCCACGGGTCTGATCTCCACCGTGCCCGATTGGCTGGCCGGACTCGGCGCGGTCCTGCCCACCGCTCCGGCCTTCGCAGGACTGATCGCCGGGAGTGGATCTGCGGTCGCAGCCCTGGTGGTGTGGGGCGTGCTGTCGCTCGTGGCCACGACCCTCGCCGTCGCCCTCCGACGGACCACTTCGGCGCGGGCGGTCATCGCCACGGCCTGA
- a CDS encoding 2'-5' RNA ligase family protein has product MRRPFMSTPDQLESLNGQQYLVLRPTADVAATYREIQSTALARLGMPLRHPHTEHVTLRGFFEPERREELGELVRAWAAQQSPIEIIGEAVDEFPTPWQILVVRLARTTSLVSAYSSLTDALDCTDLRRIGELPLEEWTFHLSVLYGKTLDAATWDRVVQEEARYLTPQPAEVVREAELVWYQDGAEHAEVIPLGG; this is encoded by the coding sequence ATGCGCCGACCGTTCATGAGCACCCCCGACCAACTGGAGAGCCTGAACGGTCAGCAATACCTCGTGCTCCGGCCGACCGCGGACGTCGCAGCGACCTACCGGGAGATCCAGAGCACCGCACTCGCGCGTCTGGGGATGCCGCTGCGACACCCGCACACGGAGCACGTCACCCTCCGAGGCTTCTTCGAACCGGAGCGGCGAGAGGAGCTCGGCGAGCTGGTCCGCGCGTGGGCCGCGCAGCAGTCACCCATCGAGATCATCGGCGAAGCCGTCGACGAGTTCCCCACGCCCTGGCAGATCCTGGTCGTCCGTCTCGCACGCACGACGTCACTCGTCTCCGCATACTCGTCGCTGACCGATGCGCTGGATTGCACGGATCTTCGTCGCATCGGAGAGCTGCCCCTCGAGGAGTGGACGTTCCATCTGTCCGTGCTCTACGGCAAGACGCTCGACGCCGCCACGTGGGACCGCGTCGTCCAGGAGGAGGCCCGCTACCTCACGCCACAGCCTGCCGAAGTCGTGCGCGAAGCCGAACTGGTCTGGTACCAGGACGGCGCCGAGCACGCCGAGGTGATACCCCTCGGCGGCTGA